A window of Mastomys coucha isolate ucsf_1 unplaced genomic scaffold, UCSF_Mcou_1 pScaffold1, whole genome shotgun sequence genomic DNA:
CAGCATGCAGCAGGGGCCTCACATGAGAAATTTATTTGTGTGGGGGTACATGCAAGGCTGCCTCTGAATGAAGgtggagaggaaagaggacaggCCTTGAAGGCCACAGCTTTATAAAGAGGTCTCGAAGATGTATATGCATgaagaatgctgtatacataataaatctttttaaaaaaaaactgcttttgagggagtgggtgggttagtgagcaaggagaggggggatgggatggaggttttgagaggggataaaatttgaaatgtaaataaagaaaacatctaattgaaaatcaaattaaattaaataaagaggTCTGTCACATGTTCACAGGGAGAATGGATGACTCGTATCGACAGTGGAAATGCATCCCACTTGGTGGCTGGTGATGATGTGACCACTGCCACTTGGTTATGGAGGCGGGCTTTGGAAGGAGAGTTCCAACACGGACTGCAACACATTTCTCTCCCTTGGGCTCTTTGCACTTCCTGTCTGCCACTCTCCCTGGCACACATCCTACAGCACTGGCAGATCCCATCCCCtagggtctccaaggcaacccAGCCATCTCTTTCAGAGTGTCACACAGTGGCCTCAGGCCTCCAATCAGGAACACCTGGCCTCCTGGGTGCTCCTGGAGTTCAAGATTCCACAACCTCTTCACTCCTGTATCCTCCATGATTTTAAAGCCAGGAAAGTGGCTgaatgtagcccgcgcagtcttctcgccgggaagaagacacgcggacactaggttccttctgcagcgacatgtttactgccctctcccagagggaaaagaggtcgagcccaaaatccacactgcttatatacaccacagtgcggggtatctgcccacagcgtggtgtgtctgctcatgattggctgttcgctcattaccctacgtaacgccccagaatgggccctgacatggcgtcttttcactctacgcacatgcgcaaacagttgtccactaggagttaacagcggaagtaggcgccatcttgccatggcgaatgcctccaagattcacggctccccacagctGAAGCTGCTAAATCCTAATGCCTGCTTCACCTGGGACCTGGGTCTCTTCTTGAATGACATTTGCATAGACTTTGATTTATTGGTACTTTCTTTTATAGAATGAGCTTTCCTTTGTGTTAGGACAGATGATTTCCTTTTCAGAAggtggaagcttagctgggtggtggcTTGCCTGGAGGACTCCACTCTACTCCATTTCAAACCAGGCATTTCTTCAAGTGTCTCCTCTCTCTGAGTACAAGGCTTGGCCCCAATACTGAATTTCccagttctgtttttctcctCAAAATGTACATTTCGTATTTATTTTTGCCCAGCTTGGTCTTTTTCACTGTAGACATGCATGGGAGTGATCACTGGTGACCACAGGGCAGAGTCAACATTAGGCTCTCTTGAGATCTCTTTAGCCAAAGAAATTAGTCCAAAACACTCCAACTGAGGCTTGGGCACACTCTGAGTGCAAAAGCAGTGACATTCTTTGCCAAGTTATCACCAAAGGGGCTGGAGCTCAGTTGCTAACAGTGTTCCCTTCTGAAACCTCCgtagttccttttctttttagcaCTGTTATCTCATAAGCTCCTACCTGGGCTGCCCTCAAGCCCCACAGACAGCTTCtgtgctgcctagttttatgtcaggTTAACACAAAGTAGAGtcattggagaggagggagacccaactgagaaaatacctccatagcATCAGGCTAGAGCAAGCCAGCAGGGCTTTTCTTTATTAGTTGGTTGATGGGAGAGGGTCCAggtcattgtgggtggggccacccttgggctagtggtcctgagttctttttttttttttaaagatttatttatttatttaatgtatttgagtacaccattgctctctccagacacaccagaagagggcatcagatcccattacagatggttgtgagccaccatgtggttgctgggaattgaactcaggacctctggaagggccgtcagtgctcttaacctttgagccatctctccagccctgtcctgagttctgtaagaaagcagactgagcaagccatgaggaacaagcccgtaagcagcactcctctatggcctctgcgtcggctcctgtctccaggctccAGCCCTGGTGTGAGTTCTTgtcttgatttccttcagtgatggatcgCAATGTGAAAATgttaagctgaacaaaccctttccttcccaagttgatTCTGGCCATGGCATTTCATCGTAGCAGCAGTACCCCAACTGCGACAGCATCCAATCGCTTTCCTAGTCTAAAGTCCCAAAGGCTTCCGCATTACTCCAAACCCCACAAAGGTCAGGCCTGTCGCAGCAGGTGCTCCTGGGACTAACTCTTCTACACACATATGCTTTCCTCTGGCACCAACTTCCCTCTTAGTTACCTTCCTattactatgacaaaatatcaGGACCGAGGCAACTTGTAAAGAGAAGTGTttaatttggggcttacagttccagagggttagttcatgaacatcatggtggggagcaggcaggcaggtgtggcACTGCaccagcagctgagagctcacatctaaCCCACAAGCAGGGTCGGagagtggaggcagagagagcatgcGCCAGCTGGCAATGCTGGGGACTTCTGAAACGTCAAAGCCCACCGTGTGACggacttcttccaacaaggccgcTCCTCCTAATTCTCCCCAAACAACTTCAGAccaagcctatgggagccattctcattcaaagcaccacagctACCTTTCCCATTGACAGGGGACAGCTTTCAGGATTATTTGGTCTCCAAGTCTGAGGAGGTGTGGTGCACCCTGACAGAGAAGGCAGAGCCTGAATTCATCTGTTcacagaccaggaagcagaggtcTACTCCAAGGGTCCCACTTCCTCTAGCCATGTTCCACCTCTTGGTCCCACAACCTCCCTAAAACAGAACCACACCTCTTGGGTTTTCAAACCCACAGGACTGTGGCAGGCATTTGACGCTCTAACCACAGCACAGAGAAAACCTCTGCTGCAGCAGCACTGTGCTCCACACACGGAGGGGTGCCCTGTCCCTCCCCGTAACTGCACATCTCAGTGAGAAGTTGTGCAGGCTGGGAGGAGCGCAGGCAACACTCCAGCGCACTTGTAGCCCAGGCCTTACCGTTTTCCCACTTTTGATCCCATTTCACCAGAGACGTTTACAGGACCCCAGGTTTATAAAGAAGGGACTCAAATCAAACTTCATGgataagaaatcaaagaaatttattttaaaagaatacgCTGGCAACATAACTTCCCTATTTATTAAGTATGAAAGAAAATCTACATATCAATGAGCCAGGTGtgcttatttttacataaaggtTAGATCCTGCCTGAATATTTGATAACGCAGGATGCAGAGTGTCTTCATAAAGTGTTTTTCAGAGTTGAAAGATATTTAGAGAATACGAGAGCAGAGAACTGGACAGAAAGCAGAAGCATGTGCAGGTCCATTTCAGAACCTGAGaaattctctcctctccttcagcCCAAACTCACCAATGTTTTCTGAAACTTACGTCAGCAGCTCGAACAGCAGGCTTAAGAGTCAAACAGTTTAACACAATGTGCTGGCGTCTACTCTGATGCCGAGGACCGACAGGTCGAAACCCAGCTGCGTTCCACAGTTAAACCATCGGGTCTCTCTAAGAGCACGGAACTTTGTATGTAGAATGGTAAAACCTTGAAGTTCAAAACATACAACAATCTCAAGTCTGAGTCCAGGGTTTCAGGCAACACTGGTTGGTGCTGTGCGGCCTGGTGCATGCACGGTGGGAAACATTTATGTTTCgtgttcagaaccaaggctgTAGTGAAGTCACAGGCTGCAACATGGGGGTGCCGGGGAGGCGAGGGGGGAGCCACCAGAAATACCTGTTTGACTTTAAAGTTCAAAAAGCTTTTGCTTCTACCTATTTTTGCAGCTCCCACATTCAGTGTCATGAGTACATATGGTGTCACGACCCACAGTCTAAGGCTGGGAACTTAGAGATCCTGCTGTCACTGCAAGTGACAGAGGCAGCGTTCCGGATCATTCCTGCTTTGGCAGGCACACTTACCCTTGAGGAACCTCCACCCAGATTAAACTAGCATTCCTGACTTCATTGAGAACCGTAATCCCAGGGCAAAGCACCGCTGGAGATTAGGAAGGCATTttagagccagtgagatggctcagtgggcaaggcTAGAATTCCACAGTTGAGGGAGAAAACTGaaccctgcaagttgtcctctaacctccacacaccCTCTCCATGACACATACGCCTGTACTCATCCACACaacaagaaaaatggagaagCAGAGAAGATGGCGGGGATGGGACACCCTGGCATGAAGGGGCCACTATCATTCTGTCAGGGATCTGGACATCTTGTCGTGGCTCCTGAAAGCTGTACCCACCTGTGGGGTTTCATCACATATAGGCCATGGGTGAATATAAGACCCATCACCACATGTTGGTGcaaaacacagctctcacctcGAGGGGGAAAAGAGAGTTGACTCCTAAGCCCATGAATGCCCGTGGCCCTGTGACAAGACTCGGGTTGCTCCACTGTGGAAGTGGTCACATGAGATTTTATtagttacagaacaaagaaatcaaatcacTTCTCAAGTACACTGTTGGGAACCACAGGGGAGAGCCCACAGCGAGGGCTTTAGATGCTCTCAgggacattcctggcttctggGATGTAAAGGATTTTGCCAGTCTGGTCACACACAAGACTATGCAAGGAGTGaatctcagagagacagagaaatagccAAGAGCATTTGGCTCTCGTCTGCAACACTCTGAATCTGTAATCAGCAAGTTTACTGGCTCTGTGGAATCCTTAGCAGGTGTGGCTCTTCCTTCTCAGGGGAAATTCCACTCATGTGTCACATATTGTGAAATAAGGAAAATGGTCCAGAACCCAGAGAAAGCTGGGCAGGCGTGATCGCTCCCTACCATctagtccttgggaggcagacatGGGATCCCCTGGGCAAACTGGTTGATACCTGATGTGAatttctggcttccatatgcacctacacacacacacacacacacacacacacacacacacacacatacacggcatgcgcgtgcacgcgcgcgcgcgcgcacacacacacacacacacatccaaaggTGTCAGagactgattgtgtgtgtgtgcccaggcTGGATCATTTAATAATGGTCTCTGAGCAAAGCAGAGGCCAAGAAATGTACAGCCTGGACTACAGCTCGCCCTGAGCCAGTGCTCACAGTTAGTCTGTATTGGAAACACCTCAAATTCTGCCAGAGAGTTTAACTTCAAGTTGGCTCAAGTGGGGTTGGCTGTACCTTGGTTGGAAGATTGCTTGTCTTAGCACACTAAGAGCTGATTCCACCccatgctttttttgttgtttgtttgcttttttgtttttgtttttgtagccctggctgtcctggaactcactctgtagaccaggctggcctcgaactcagaaatccacctgcctctgcctcccaagtgctgggattaaaggcgtgtgccaccaccgcccggccccatgCTTTGAATAAACTGAGTGAAGCGCCTCTAATCCCAGAGgcgggaggatcagaagtttcagGTCGTCCTGGGATGCATACTTAGCTCCAGGCCGGCCTGGGATGTACAGGATCCCGTCTCTGGTAGGTACTCAGGGACAGTCAGAGCAGACACCCGTGCTTCCTCCACCATCTGCTGTAAGACACAGAAGAGGCCAGACAGAAATACATGAGCTGTAGCGTCAATGCTGTGAGAACCGGAGAAGCAATGTGACTGTAGTCTCCCTCTTTAAAAGGGGCCACACGGAGGGGATAGCACAGTCTGCACCCATGGTGGTTCTCTGTAGGTGGCAAGGCTACAAACCTGGTCCTTCTTCAAGCACTCTGCACTCCCCAGATTCTTCTGAAGTGATTATTAATTAGTGGGTACATAAGAAACGGGGCAAAGAGAACTGGGAAATGTGACAGTGGTAAAGGACGAACTGCATAAGCCTGAGTGTGGCTCCTCAGAACCCATGGAAAGCCCGACAGCAGCACGCATCTGGAATCTCACAGCTCCTACAGTGagagaaggtagaggcaggagaccCCAGAAGCTCTGGGGCGACCTGGCCTGGTGCATGCTGTAGCCAACAAGAGGCCTTGCCTAAAGCAAGGTGGAGAGTACAGACACATACCCGAGGCTGTCCTGATttccacacacatgctatggcatATGTACACCGGCAGACACAAAAGAAACAGGGGAAAAAATCTGGGGTGCCGTGTGCAGGGAGCATGGTCAcggagggcttcctggaggaagtgacATGCACTAGAGCTGGGAAGGGGACAGCACAGGAGAAGCCATGGGAGGTGCTCCATGCTGCATCTTGTGTCTAGGACAGGGATGGGTCACAGGGCTTGGACTTTGTCTAGTTAATACACAAGCTAAGGAATGAATGCATCCAGGGAAAGCTGCCAGGGCCTGCGACTAAGTTTCAAAGGTCCCGATGAAACTTGGCTCCCTGTGGGGTGTAATCTCTTGAGTCTGTACTTCAGGAGAAATCAGGTGCTAGGGGGACACCAGGAAAGAGCCGAGGAAACCCAGGACCAAGGGATGAGCAGAGCCTTTCAAGTCAGCTGCACGCTCTGTTCTGAGTGACCCCCAGAGCTGCAGCCTTACCACTTGTATGTGGCTACCCTGCAGCTCAGTCCGGGTGGGGTGGGTGTTGATGCTCAGTCCTGGGGGGGGTGCTGATGCTCAGTCCTGGGGGGGAGAGGGGCAGGCGCATTCTCAGCGTTTCCTCACAGGCCTGCGTGGGCATGAGGCTGATGGATGACAAGGACACTGCAGCAGGATTGCTAGAAGCCCTAGGACAGCGGCTCCTGTCCTTGTGGGAGGGGACATCTAATTGATGCAGAGATAGCCAGTGACAATGGCCACTACTGCTGGGAACCCAGAACCAGGttctcacacacacagctccCTTTGTCTTTACTTTGTGGAGGTTATCTTTCTGCCAcaggccaggccagccttggTAGCTTTCCACAGCATGgagcctcctccacctccacaaGACGTGGCAGGGATGTGGGAGCTGGACCCTGCTCTTGCAGGCAGAGATGGGACTGTGCTCTGTTTAGGGACAGGGGCTGATCGAAGGAAGCACATGGACCATGGCTTCTCTGTGACATACTAGATATGACTAAACTATATGGATCTGAAAAGGAACTTCCCAGGTTTGCAGTATTAGCTTAGAGCATGTTCAGCAAGGGCCAGAGGCCTTGGAAAGATCCAGGCTtgagccaaaagctggaaacacgGCCAGGTGTCacctggggtgggggctgggaagagggcTCCATGCTTAAAGTGCTTATCCTGTTTGAATTTGAGGACTGGAGGGCAAATCCCAAGCAGTCATGTACGAAGCTGGACACGGCTTCCTGTAACTCCTGTGCTGGAGGACAGAGGTGGGGTAGATATGGATGGCTTGTTGGCCAACCTATGTCCAGGCTCAGAGATTGTGTTTCAAGGGAATAAGGTAGAGACTGGCAGATCAGGACACCTGACACTCTGTCTCCTGCAAACATACATCCTCTCCCCCAACACAGGGGGTCAGCAGGGACCAGGTGAGTTCAGGAGAAACTCAAGTTAGACAGAGGGCTCAGACTGAGGCTGCCcaacacgggggtggggggtgggaggaggacaCTATGTCAGGCCACACTCGGGGGCTTCCCAACCTTTACAGTATACTACTTCCTGTCCTCTGGACTCAAAGCCATGCACCCTCAGCTCATGTTGGTGGCCAGAGGGCTACACCCCACACACTCCAGGACTGGAGCAATTGTAATGTTCAGTTTGTACGCTAGCCTCAGGGGAGCTGTGCTGGGAGgaacggctcagtgggtaaagtacttgcctattCGCCCTACAGTTCGAGGAGCAGTTTGATCCTCAACTACAGAAACCCATAGAAAGCTGGATAGGCATGCCAGCTCTCTATAAACCAATCCttcagaagcagagaggggaTCTGGGCAAACTGGGGGACACCTGATGTGAATTTCAAGCCTCTatgtgcatctacacacacatacacacactcccacacacatctGAATGTGCAAACGCATTCACACCCCACACATAAAAAGACGCTTTTCTGTGGCAGCATTCTTTTTGAAAGGTAGGAGTACCAACAAAAGCCAAGAAACTAAACAGACTACGGCACCCCCAGTCCGGGCCATCACTCCAATGGGCTCTGTAGAAACAGGCAGCCTGGGCACTGGTTCACCTGTTTCTGGGCTTGGGGAGAACTATGATGTCTGGCACTGGTCTCCTCCAGCAACCCTTGTGTGACTCCTTGGTGCCCATCATGATCGAGGAAATCCAGGGGCTGAGCAGCGGGTCCCTACTTTTCTCTGGGAGGGCTGAGAGGAGGGGCAATAGCGGTCCATGAAGGTTTTCTGCTTCCCGTTAGGAGCCCCATCCCTCTAACTGCAGAGACTGGCCAGCCATCCGTTCCCACCCCCTCATTTCCCCCTAATGACCTAAGACTTTCACTACCCCACTTCAGGGAACCTGAAGGGGAGGCCCGGGGCTGAAAAGCAAGGACTAGCTCCCAGGGCTATGCTGGGCAAGGGTccgagaagggaagaaagaacccTCTAGTTGGGCCCAGCAACCAAAGGCCCACCGCAGCTTATCAGAGAGGGGTGCGGTGGGATGGATTTGCTTCCTTTTTCAGCCGGTGGGTGGGTGGCAGGGTCCGGCGTCCAACCAAAATTTCTTGACCCTCGCACCTTTCCCTAACATAGTTCTAAAAGAGTTAAGACTCACGCAGGGTCTGATAAATGAAAATGAGACTGAGGGTTGGGAGCCCTACTAAATCCAAGTACTAATTCTGCCACTAACCAGGTCTTCTCCGGGTCCAGTTTCTTCACTTGCTCCCTCGGGGGAGCTGCTTCTGGCCTGGTGGGGCACCCCCCCCCCGGTACCCCTCCACGTCTCGGGTGACACAGGTAGAAGGAGCACTGGGAAGCGCCTAGGCGCTCCGCACCACCTTTTAGGGGCAGCCTGAGAATCGTTAGTCGCTTTGTGTGTTCAGTTTTGCCCTGGGCACAGCCCTCCCTAGTCCCTTGACCATCTGCACGCCCCGTCCCCCGTCCTCCCGCCCCCCGACCTTCGCGCGCCGAACCCAGGGTCGAAGCCACTGCTCCTCGCGCGTCCGTCCATCCGTGCTGGGCAGTCACAGTTGCAAGCGCGCTCTCAGACTCCCTCGCCCGTTCCCCACTCGGAGAGACCCCCACCCAACCCCAAACCCCGCGCCCGCTCCCCGCTCGTACGGTAACCGGCTCGCCCTGCCCTCCGCCCAGCTCCGCTCCCTCCTTTCTCCGACCCCGCGCCCGCTCCCCGCCCGTGCGGGGACCCGCTCGCCCTGCCCTCCGCCCAGCTCCGCCCCCTCCCTGCTCCGACcccgccccggccccgcccccgAGCCTGCCGGGAGGATGTGAGCTCATTCCCTCCTCCGTGTTCCGGCCTCCTCCAGGAAGCGTCCTCCGGAGGGCTCAGCCAGCTCCCGGCCAGCCGCCCGCGGGTCGCCGGGTCCGCAGCGCGCCAGGTCCCACCCGACTCCGCACCTAACGCGGCGTCGACCTTGTGGGTGCGGGATGAAGGCAGACGGAGCGAGCGCCCAGCGAAGCCTGAGCTACCGGGCTGGGGCAGTGTCCCCGGCGTAGGCACCGGGTACCGGTCCCGACCAGCGTGCCCTCGGCTCGCTTCCGGCCGGGTCACGTGACCGCGCGCACGTGTTCCGGCCCCCTCGGAGCTGCGATCCGCAGCGTCCCCCCCCGACAACACCACGGGCGGATGCCCATCTAGAGGCAGAGCAGCCTTCGCCATGAACCCCAGAGGCCTGTTCCAGGACTTCAACCCCAGTAAGTTCCTCATTTATGCCTGCTTGCTCCTCTTCTCCGTGCTGCTGCCCCTGCGCCTGGACGGCATCATCCAGTGGAGCTACTGGGCGGTCTTCGCCCCCATCTGGCTGTGGAAGCTCCTGGTCATCGTGGGCGCCTCGGTGGGTGCGGGCGTGTGGGCCCGCAACCCTCGCTACCGTACCGAGGGGGAAGCATGCGTGGAATTCAAAGCCATGTTGATCGCCGTGGGCATCCACCTGCTGCTGCTCATGTTTGAGATACTAGTCTGCGACCGGGTGGAGAGGGGAACCCACTTTTGGCTGCTGGTCTTCATGCCCCTCTTCTTCGTTTCCCCCGTGTCCGTGGCCGCCTGCGTCTGGGGCTTCCGACATGATAGGTCTTTGGAACTGGAGATCCTGTGCTCTGTCAACATCTTGCAGTTCATCTTCATCGCCCTGAGGCTGGACAGGATTATCCACTGGCCGTGGCTGGTGGTGTTCGTGCCCCTGTGGATCCTCATGTCGTTCCTCTGCCTGGTGGTCCTCTATTACATCGTGTGGTCCCTCCTGTTCCTGCGGTCCCTGGATGTGGTTGCAGAGCAGCGAAGAACACATGTGACCATGGCCATCAGCTGGATCACGATTGTCGTGCCCCTGCTCACTTTTGAGGTCCTGCTAGTTCACAGACTGGATGGCCACAATATGTTCTCATACATTTCCATATT
This region includes:
- the Tmem185b gene encoding transmembrane protein 185B; this encodes MNPRGLFQDFNPSKFLIYACLLLFSVLLPLRLDGIIQWSYWAVFAPIWLWKLLVIVGASVGAGVWARNPRYRTEGEACVEFKAMLIAVGIHLLLLMFEILVCDRVERGTHFWLLVFMPLFFVSPVSVAACVWGFRHDRSLELEILCSVNILQFIFIALRLDRIIHWPWLVVFVPLWILMSFLCLVVLYYIVWSLLFLRSLDVVAEQRRTHVTMAISWITIVVPLLTFEVLLVHRLDGHNMFSYISIFIPLWLSLLTLMATTFRRKGGNHWWFGIRRDFCQFLLEVFPFLREYGNISYDLHHEDSEDAEDASVSEAPKIAPMFGKKARVVITQSPGKYVPPPPKLNIDMPD
- the LOC116097789 gene encoding glycine-rich cell wall structural protein 1.8-like, coding for MSSHPPGRLGGGAGAGSEQGGGGAGRRAGRAGPRTGGERARGRRKEGAELGGGQGEPVTVRAGSGRGVWGWVGVSPSGERARESESALATVTAQHGWTDARGAVASTLGSAREGRGAGGRGTGRADGQGTREGCAQGKTEHTKRLTILRLPLKGGAERLGASQCSFYLCHPRRGGVPGGGCPTRPEAAPPREQVKKLDPEKTCPPREK